The genome window AGAAGCGTGCAATGAGTTGGCTGTGAAGAAACGGACTATCGCACGGTGAAAAACCGACCCAAGGCGTTTGAGCATGTTGTAAACCAGAATGCATCCCCGCTAATGGACCCAGATACCCCGGCCATATATCCTCAATCACGCGCCCATAGTGGGCGTAATCTTCGATATGACGATTAGCATTAATTAAAATAGGAGTGGGCAGTTGTTGTCGTAAGCGAGTTAACACGTGTTCGACAAGTGGTTGATCTTGGAATATCACGAGCCCTTTGTCGTTATGGTGCATGCGTGTTGCTTGACCGCCAGCCAAAATGACCCAGGTCATGTCTTTAGGATCGATCATGATAAAACTCCGTTGTAATCACTGGTTTATGCCTGTGTAAAAGAAAGAGAGAAATCATCGCTGTGAGTGATGGTTTCTGGCTTACTCAGCGTATTAATTCGCCTTTTCTGGTTTACGTTCTACCTTTAATAGAGGAGATGTCTCCTGATTCGAAGGTGATGTACTTGATGATGACCAACGGCTCAGATAATAAACCTGTCTACCAAGCTTATTCCGTCTTACTGGCTAGTGCTTCGCGGCAAACAACGGCCGCACTGACCGAGCATTTCGCATCGTGGTTTAGCACATGTGTTGTCGTCGATAATGTGATAGACGTTGCTAAAGCCATGAAAGAATATCAATACGATGTGGTGATTATTGATCCCACGCTTTTCGCCGATCACACGCAAGTATTCGAACAGATACAAGCATGGCATCGTCAGTATTCTCAAGTGTTACTGCTGATCGAACAAGACCAGCTAAAATCCGTATTTACATACTGGTATCGTTCTTACGCGTCATTCATCATTACCCCAGTCAATATACAGCAAGCCAGCCATGTGATTCATCATTGCATGCGAACCATTCAGCAGAACCACAAGGCCGTGCTACTCGCCCAAGACTTTTCTCGACATCATTCGCATAAGATCATTGGTGAATCCGAGTTCACCTTAGCGCTTAAGCAGAGTACACATCTACGTTGCCATGATACCACACCACTGTTAATTGAAGGAGAGCCGGGGACGGGGAAAGAACTGGTCGCTCGGCGTCTACATGCACTTAGCTTGCGCGATGGACCTTTTGTGCCATTAGCTGGGCATATTTCTCAAGAAGATACCTTGGAGCAAATATTGTACGGGCAACACCGTAATACCATGCAAAGTAAAGTGTACCAGCCGGGATTACTGAAACGAGCCAATGGAGGAACCCTGTATATTGATGAAATAGACAATCTACCGATTGGCGTACAGAAGAGACTACTCAACGTTTTTGATACCGGGCACATTCGTCCAGTGGGAGCGGATTATGATTTGCCGATTGATGTGCGGGTCGTTATGGCGACCAATCGTCCTCTCTGTGATCAACTGGTTGCTCGCAGTCCATCACCGTTACTCGGCCGCCTGTATGCCGACCGTCTCACGGTCATACCATTAAGACAACGCAAGTCGGATTTAAAGTTGCTGTTGCCTTATTTCGCAAAGCGGCTCTGTCGCGACTTATGTTTACCTCTCCCAGGGTGGACAGAAGAAGACATCGCCATCATTCGTGATTATCATTGGCCGGGAAATGTCAGAGAGCTGAAGAATCTCGTCGAAAACTGCATTCTACTGAAACAATCTCCCTCAGATTATTGGTTACGCACCCATTCGATGTCCTATAAAACGCCCGTCACTGTGACAGTTTCGAATGGCATGAGCATGCCGACACTTCATGAGGACCACCAGTTCGATCCACGTCAGCCGCATGATTATCCGCATAACTGGACTCTCAAAGACGTAGAACGACATCATATTGAACAGGTCGTTCGTGCGCATCAGGGGAATCGCTCCTCGGCTGCGAAAGTGCTTGGCGTCAATCGCAAAACACTGGAACGAAAATTCAAAGAGTGGGGGAAGGTGATGACACTGTCGGATAAAACGGCGTTTTTTCAGTAAAAAGGGTGGCTTGACTCTTTTTTTATAACACGATTTATTTACACTGGTATTGGGTTACAGTCCGTTACCATTGGCTTGGTTGTTATTACCTGCATAACATGGTGACACTGTCACATAAATGAACACACCAACCATGGATAAAAGGATCAATCATGAAGTTTCCTTATCGTAATATCGTTGTCCTCACTGGCGCTGGTATTTCAGCAGAATCTGGTATCCAAACCTTTCGCAGTGAAGATGGCTTATGGGAACAGCATCGTATTGAAGATGTGGCAACCCCTGAAGGGTTTGCCCGAGACCCTGATTTAGTTCAAGAATTTTATAATCAACGGCGTCGTGATTTGCAAAAAACCGACATTCAACCGAATGCGGCTCATCAAGCTTTAGGACAATTAGAACGCGAATTAGAAGGTAACGTCACGATCATCACGCAAAATATTGACAATTTACATGAGCGTGGCGGCAGTCAGCATGTGCTGCATATGCACGGTGAGCTATTGAAATCGCGATGCACCGAATCACAGCAAACGGTCGAGCAAAAGACGGATCTTCATACGGGCGATCTGTGTCATTGTTGCCAAATGCCTTCGCAATTGCGACCTCACATCGTTTGGTTTGGTGAAATGCCATTATTTATGGGCGATATCTATCAGGCCATCCAAGAGGCGGATTTGTTCATTGCTATCGGCACATCTGGCGTTGTTTATCCTGCTGCCGGTCTTGTGCATGAGGCCAAAATAGCTGGCGCGCATACTATCGAAGTAAACATTGAACCTAGCGCCGTGCAAACGGAATTTGCCGAGAAACGCTATGGGAAAGCCAGTATTGAGGTCCCTAAACTGGTCGATGAGCTGTTGGCGTTACAAACAGAGTAACGTTGCTTTCACTGAGCTCATCCAATAAAAAAGCCACTTTCATCGAAAGTGGCTTTGGCTTATTCAGTTGTTAGGCAGACCAATTACTGACTCACTTTCAGCTTTTGGAATAGCTCTTCATAAAGTGCAGAAGCTTCGCCCACATCGTCTTGGAAAACGCCGTTTTTCATGACATCAGCTGGCGGGAAGACACTGGTATCATTCTTATACGATTTCGGTAGATATTGGTACGCCGTTTTCACCGGAGTTGGGTAGCCAGTCATTTGCGAAATCTTCGCTGCGTTTTGTGGCTCCAATAAGAAATCAATCATTTTGTAAGCCGCATCAACATTCTTCGCACCTGTTGGAATGGAAAGGTTATCCATCCAGAAGATAGCGCCTTTCTTAGGCCAAGCGATTTCAATCGGAGCACCGTCTTTATGCGCCGCGTAAGCCGAACCATTCCAAAGCATACCCAAGGTTACTTCACCAGCCATATAAGGACGAGCTGGGAAATCGGAGTTAAACACCAACACATTTGGCATGAGCTTTTTCAGTTCTTCATACGCTTCATGGATTTTCTTAGGATCCGTAGTATTAGGGCTATAGCCAAGTTTCACTAGAGCGATATGGAAGACTTCACGAGCGTCATCCATTAACATCAGTTGACCTTCGTAGTCTTTATCCCATAACTGACTCCAGCTAGTGAACTTAGACTTATCATGATATTCGGTGTTCACACCAATGCCAGTCGCTCCCCATACGTACGGGATGGAATAATCACTGTGCGGATCGAAAGACTTGTTGAGGTAGTTGGGATCGATATCTTTAAAATGGCTTAATTTTGAATGATCGATTTTTTGAATCATTCCTTCTTTGCGCATTTTAGAAACGAAATATGTTGAAGGTACAACAAGATCATACCCGGTTTTTTGCGTCTTCAACTTCGCATACATCGTCTCATTCGACTCATAAGTCGAATAAATGACTTTGATACCCGTTTGCTTAGTGAAGTCTTGTAACACTTCTTGTGGGATATATTCAGACCAGTTGTAAAAGTAGAGCACATTGTCATCTTGTGCCATTGCACTACCGCTGAATAGTGCTGATGCGCATAACATGCCAGCATACAATTTATTTTTCATTACGTTTCCATGTCTAGTTTATTGAAATGATACGTTGAGTGTCTTTTCACTCAGAGCTTCCACTCAGAATGTGATTACTCAATAAGTGCGTGTTACTACGCTTCATGACAACCATGCACCATACTATCGCCTCGAACCTCGAGAAATGGCCAATCGCGCATGAGTTTCTCGCACAATGATGAAAGCGAACAGTCACGCTTCCATCATTGTAGTCGATTTGGGAAGAATTACGGTTTTCCGTCTCGTGCCAGCCACTGTGATCCCATGACCAACAATAGGGATAAGACCAGCATAACCGTCGCTAAGGCATTCACATCTGGAGAGAGTCCGATGCGAACCATCGAGTAAATCTTCAATGGTAAGATTTCATAACTCGGCCCAGTGACAAAAGAGCTGATAATGACATCGTCCAAAGACAGAGTGAAACTCAACAGCCAACCTGCGGCAACCGCTGGCTTTGCTAATGGAATGATAATGCTTTTTAAAATCGTCCACTCACCCGCGCCGAGATCTTTCGCCGCTTCTAACATTTTGACATCAAACCCGTTGAGACGGCTGTAAACGGTAATAACAACAAACGGTAGACAAAACGTAATGTGCGCGATCAATAATGTCATCAAGCCCAGCTGCGCTCCCAGCACCAAAAATAGGGCTAAAAACGAAATGGCCATAACAATATCTGGCGACATCATGACAACAAAAAGCAGGCCACTGACCATGGCTTTTCCCTTAAATTGGTAACGAAATAGCGCTACAGCAGTTAATGTACCGATAATGGTTGCCGCAGTGGCGGAAATAACCGAGACCGTGAGCGAGTGCCACGCCGCTTGCATTAAGCTGTCATTATGCACTAATGATTCATACCATTTAGTGGTAAACCCTTGCCAACGCAAGCCAAAACGACTGGCATTGAATGAGTTAACAATCAAAACCACAATGGGGAGATACAAAAACAGGTAGATCACCCCAACAAAGCTAAATTTAATCGATTTTCCCATTAATCCAGCTCCACTTTTTTATTTAGGAGTTTGCTTGCTCGATAGTAAGCATACATTAATAAGGCCATCACAATGGTCAAAGCGATACTGGTTGCCGCACCAAATGGCCAATCGCGAGCATTCAGTACTTGACTCTTAATCACATTACCCACCAATGGGTTCTTCGCTCCGCCAAGTAAATCAGAAACATAGAACATCCCCAATGCTGGCAGTAACACCAGCAGGCACCCACCAATGATTCCAGGCATGGTCAAAGGAAACACAATCTTCAACAAGATTTGTATCTTGTTAGCGCCGAGATCGCGTGCTGCTTCTAAAAATGTTTTGTCCAATTTTTCAATCGATGAATACAAAGGCAAAATCATAAATGGCAATAAAATGTACACCAATCCAATCATGACAGCCGTCTCGGAGTACATAATACGAATAGGGCGGTCAATAATATTGAGAGACAGTAACGCGGTATTCAATACACCGTGAGTTCCCAGCACCATTTTCATTCCATAGGTACGAATAAGCGAGTTTGTCCAAAAGGGAATGATCACCAAAAACAACATAAAGCTGCGCCATTTCGCTGGCATTTTAGTAATCAGATACGCAAATGGATACCCCAAGATCAGACAAAAAAATGTCGCCAGAATCGCCATATAGAACGAATGTGCAAGCACCTTCGCATAGAGAGGATCAATTAAGCGAAAATAGTTATCAAACGTTAGGTCAAAGCTCAGCAGGTTCGCGTCATCTTTGGTTAAAAAGCTTGTACCAATGATCATTAAATTTGGTACCAACACAAATAACGTGAGCCAACCTACAACTAAAAAAACAATGGTCTTTTGTAGATTAAACTTACGCTTCGTCATCGAGAATAACCTCCCAGCTTTCCACCCAAGTGACCGAGACTTTTTGTCCAATGGAGTGATCAACATCAGGGTCATCTTCATTGAAAAACTCACTGATCATCACGATGTCACCCGATTCCATTTCAACTTCTGAATCCAGCGTCATCCCTTTATAGGTACGATCACGCACGTAACCAACCAATCCTTTTGATTCCGCTTGTGAGATTTCTTCAATACGTAAGTCTTCGGGGCGAAGTAGAACTTGTAACTTCTGGCCCGCTTCAATCGGCTTTTTGTAGTAGACACTGTTGTCCACGCCATGAATGCTCACTAAAATACGTTCTGCATCCAAACGTTCTTTGGCGACGGCAGGGAATACATTAATTTCACCGATAAAACGCGCGACAAAGAGATTTTTAGGCTCTTCGTAAATTTCGCGAGGGCTACCATCTTGTTCAATCACGCCATCACGCATCACGATAATGCGATCCGACATCGATAAGGCTTCTTCCTGATCGTGCGTCACGAAGATAAAGGTAATACCAAGCTTACGCTGCAACTGCTTTAACTCAGTTTGCATTTGTTTACGCAGCTTATAGTCCAATGCAGAAAGCGACTCATCGAGAAGCAATACCTTGGGCTTATTAACCACAGCACGTGCAATTGCAATCCGTTGTTGTTGGCCACCGGAAAGCTGATGGGGACGTCGCTGCGCCATATGATCAAGACGCACCATGCTCAACACTTCCATGACACGTGGTTCAATCTCTGCACTTGGCACTTTTTGCATGCGCAAGCCAAAGGCCACATTGTCAAATACGGTCATGTGAGGGAAGAGGGCGTAACTTTGAAAAACAGTATTTACATGACGGCTTTCAGCCGGTGTTTCTGTGACATCTTGATTGTCTAACAAGATGGAACCAGAATCGACACTTTCGAAGCCTGCGATCATTCTTAATACGGTCGTTTTACCACAGCCAGAAGGGCCAAGAATAGTGAGAAACTCACCGTGGTTTACGTTTAAATCTAAATCAGAAATGATTTCCTTGCCATCAAAACTCTTCGTCACGTGAGTCAGTTTGATGACTGTATTTTCAGCGGAATGCTCGTTATTCAACGTCTGTTTTTCTCCTACCTTGGTCTAGCGTGGTTTAGTCAAATTTAACCATGTGTCATATACTGATCCGCGCATCATAATCATCGCGAACGGGAAGTCAAAACATTTTAGTCTCTGGATGAAAAAAATCCGTTACATACACTAACAATTTAACTATGTTAGGACAGCCCATAATGGTAAAGAATGTCTATTATTGAGCCAAAAACCACACATGAGTCACATTACTCATTTAGTCGTATCACACATTACCGTATAATAACGCATGACTTTTGTGAAATAATGACTCGCAATCAGGTTTGCATGAATCTCAGTCTCGGCTGAGATTTTTTAACACTCCATTCAGCCCACTAGAGCAGTGTATGAATAACGAAACAGAAAAAGATTTCAACTTAGGCGGTAGTATTGATACTGCGCTTTCTGGACAATATCAACTGAGCATTACTAGCGTGTTTAAAGAAGCTTGGGATTGCACCATCAAGCACTTTCTTTCATTTAGTCCAGCGATTATTTTATTAGCCATTTTGCAATTAGCCATTTTCTTTCTCGCGCTGCATTTCCAAGTCTCCAATGTGACCGAAATCTTTGAGAACTTTGCAAAAAATGGCAAATTACCCGAAGGGTTCATGCGTTCATTGTATATCGCGAATTTTAGTTACGAAGTGATTAGCGCCCCTTTCTATGCCGGCGTGTCACTAATGGCAATGAGCCATGCTGTCGGTTTAAAGACCACAACCAAGCAAATCGGAAGCGGATTACAGTACACCATTCCTGTTATTATCGTTACGTTAGTCAGTTTGGTTTTGCAAGGCATCGCCAATTTGTTGGTTCCTGTCATTTCACTCTATCTCTCTTTAGCGTTTACCAACGCAGGGTTACTTGTTTGTGAAAAGCGGATTCGCCCCTTTAATGCATTGTGGATATCGTTACGTGCAGCCAACCGCAAACTTCTGCAGCTAGCCGTCATTTATGCGGTGATAATGGGTTTATTTCTTGCGGCATTAATGTTTTATGGCATAGGCTTAGTATTGGTTCTGCCTTTTTTCTTTCATGTTAAAGGGATCATATATCGTAATATGTTCGGCGTGCGCTTAAAAATTGTCGCGACTCCGCATGATGATAGCAATGATAGTGGAGGGGAAAATGATCAAGACAAACCAAGCCAAATCTTTAATGCGTAATATTCTCATTGTTGGTGTCGTGGCGATTTTAGCCAGTTGCGGCTATCAACTGGTTACCAAAACAACGGATAGTGAATCGAGCAAAGATAGCTACCAACGCCAAAGTATGGGCCCACCGCCAGATTTTGCTGCCATGCACAATATTGATGCACGTAAAGCGGAGTTTTTCGATTATATGCGTGATGGCATACAAAACGAGAATCAACGCATACTGCATGAACGCCAACAGCTTAAACAAATCAAGCAAACTTTAGACAACGGGGACACGCTATCCAAGAAGGAAAAAGTGAACGCCAAACTCTTAGGAGAGCTTTATGATTTGAAAATTAACGGCGGTGTAGTGACCAAGAAATGGGTCAATCATATGCTACGTAGAGTGGATGTGATACCCGAAGCCCTTGCGTTATCTCAAGCCGCGAACGAATCGGCGTGGGGAACCTCACGATTTGCCAGAAATGCCAATAACTTTTTTGGACAATGGTGTTATCAATCGGGATGCGGCCTAGTACCCAAACAACGAGGGGCCGACATGACGCATGAAGTTGCGAAGTTTTCTTCCGTGAGTCAATCGATCCATCGTTACTTTATGAATGTGAATCGCAATAAAGCTTATCAGCCACTGCGTCATATTCGTTATGAACGACGCCAACGAGGTGAAAAAATTCTCAGTACACAAGCGGCGCTCAAACTGGTTCAGGGCTTAACCAATTATTCTGAACGTGGGCAAGAGTATGTCAATATTATCAGTTCAATGATTAAGCATAACGAGCAATATTGGGAATATTAAAAAGACAAACGTTGGTGATGAAAAAAGGCTACCTAGGGTAGCCTTTTTTGTATGATCACATAGTCATAACGTGACGGGGTCACTTAATAGCAGTTACGATACATTTGTCACGTTCAACGTCAGTGAGGGATCCACCTCAATTGCCACGTCGTCGTCCATTTCCGGTTGCATCGGAAAACTGTCTTTGTCGAAGCCAATATCTCCGCCATCAATGATTCCAGAATCGCTATCAATGGATTTAAAATCAAAGAGGTTATGGTCTGCTAGGTGGCTAGGGACCACGTTCTGCATCGCTTTAAACATCGTCTCAATCCGACCAGGAAACTGTTTATCCCAGCCATTAAGCATGGCTTTGATGTTTTGACGTTGCATATTAGGCTGAGTGCCGCATAGATTACATGGAATGATCGGATATGCGCGGGCTTCAGAAAATTTGATGATGTCTTTTTCACGGCAATAAGCTAACGGACGAATCACAACATGCTCGCCATTATCGGACACCAATTTCGGTGGCATGCCTTTCATTTTTCCACCGTAAAACATATTTAAGAATAAGGTTTCCAAGATGTCATCACGGTGGTGACCTAAAGCAATTTTCGTGGCGCCAAGCTCTTTGGCTGTGCGATATAAAATGCCTCGACGCAAACGTGAACAGAGTGAACAGGTCGTTTTCCCCTCTGGCACTTTGTCTTGAACAATGGAATACGTGTCTTCTTCAACTATTTTGTATGGTACACCGAGATTCTCGAGGTATTGAGGTAAGATATCTTCTGGAAAGCCGGGCTGCTTTTGGTCTAAGTTTACCGCGATCAGTTCAAAAGAGACGGGAGCGCTCTTTTGCAAACTCATCAGAATATCAAGCATAGTGAAACTGTCCTTACCACCGGACAGACAGACCATAATACGATCGCCATCTTCAATCATGTTGAAATCAGCTATCGCCTGACCCGTATTACGACGCAGACGTTTTTGCAGTTTATTAAGGTTATATTGTTGCGCTTTGGTACGCTCTGGAGTTTGCTCGGTCATTTAGCTGGCGCTCTTTTATCTTGGTAACAAAATGAAGTGCGTATGATACGCATAAATACCAGAGATTCCAGTTTTTAGCACACTGAAAAGCAAATCCCCCGTGATAATTCACGAGGGATACGGTTTAAACCCCGTCTATGATCGATTAGTTCGGGTCGAGAGGGCTCACAAAGCCTTCTGGTTTGAGTGCTAAAATATCACAACCAATTTTATCGATGACTTGTTCTGCCGTATTGCCGAGAAAGACAGCGGAAAGGCCAGTGCGTCCGGTCGTTCCAATAATACAAATGCCGGCATTGAGTTCTTTTGCGGCTTTCGGGATAACATCTTCAGGTAACCCTTGCTCAACCCGAGTGTGCTCTTCGGCAATGCCATGCTTTTGTCTTAACGCTTTCATTGAGGTTAAATGATGACCACGAATCGCATCCGCATACGAGGTCGGATCAAATTCTGGTAGCTCAGCTGCAATATTGGCAGGAGTCGCAGGGTAGGCATTGACGAGGTAGGGCGTTGCATTCAATCGTTCACTCATACTGAGTGCGCGTTCCACCATGCGGTCGTTCAAAGCTTGATGGGTAGCCAATTCTGAACCGACATGAACAGAGGTAATGATACTCGCGCCTTGTGGCCAATGGGCATTTTTCACTAGGGCAACTGGCGTTGGACACTTGCGTAGCAAATGCCAATCTGTGGGGGTAAATAAAACAGATTCAAGTAAGTCATGTTTGCGAGTCCCCTTGATGACAATGTCGTGTTGACCTTCAAACACTTCTCGAATAATCGCTTCGTACGGGCGGTTATGCCAGACCACTTTAATATGCAAGTCGAAATGATCATTTAAGTAAGGCTGAGCGATGGATTTCATCCATTGTTCTCGCTGAGAAATGACGCCTTGACGCATTGCATCTCGCTCTTCTGAAGAGAGCATGGACGTCATATCATAAGAAAAATCGTAGATGGACAAAAAAAAGGTGAGTTGACTGCGAGAGCGGCTGTGCGCGGCCAGCTTTGCAGCACGAGCCAATGCGACTTGTTCATCGCGATTGATGTCTGCGACGGCGAGAATATTGCTATAAATACTCATAAACAAACCCCTTATGATTGTCTGTCGAGCTTAGTAATACTCTAGCGCAAATGTGGGGGCAGGGATAGAAAGAAGAAAGAAGAGTCGATAAAAATATGATGTAGCTCGATAGAAAGCTACATCATATCAATCTGTTAATCGTTATCCGTTACGCCGGCGAGTTCTTTGATCGCATCATGATCTAAGATGGTAATGTATTTACCTTTCACCGCAAGCAGTTCAGATTTTTGAAAACGACCAAGTAAGCGGCTAATTGTCTCTACCGTTAACCCTAGATAGTTACCAATATCACCACGAGTCATGGTCAAACGGAACTCTCGCTGGGAGAAACCACGCTGAGAAAAGCGTGTAGAGAGATGATAAAGGAACGCCGCCAAACGCTCTTCCGCATTCTTTTTCGACAACAGAAGAATCATTTCTTGATCACCTTTGATTTCGTTACTCATCAAACGCATGATCTGTTGACGTAATTTCGGCATTTTACCGGAAAGGTCATCGACGATTTCATACGGAATCTCACACACCATCGAGGTTTCGAGAGCCTGTGCAAAACTCGGATGAGAATCTGATGTGATGGCATCAAAACCGACGATATCGCCTGCAAGATGAAATGCTGTGATTTGCTCATCGCCTTGCTCAGTAATCGTGTAACTTTTTACCGTACCTGAGCGAATCGCATACAGGGATTTAAGCTCATCTCCAGCTTTAAAAAGCTCTTGGCCTTTTTGAATCGGTTTCTTACGCTCGATAATTTGATCCAACTGATCAAGTTCTGAATCATTCAGCGTAAAAGGGATACAAAGTTGACTGATACTACAATCTTGGCAATGAATGGCACATCCACCGGACTGAATACGCTTTGATGCTGGTTTATCAGATATCATAATAACCTTTCACTAATATTGATGTACGCGGGTATGTTAACACTCATACTTAACAAAGGATAGATAAATAAAACTCCATATATCAATTGGTTAACATAATTGATCATAATTCATTATTGATAGAACTATTATAAAAATCGCGCTTTTTTGATTCTATACAATCAGTATGAACTGAAAACAAATCACCGCGACTCCTCTCAATAATAACAAAATAATAACAATATGCATTCTGTACACCATCATAATTTGTAAAAATCAGTGATTCATTTGAGCACAGAACGCCTCTTCACGACTATGTAACTCCTACCGCATAAGGCGTGGAGTAATTACTCAAATAGAGATCTTGTCGCAAAATAATGGTTAATTATTCCATGTAATATGTCATTACCTCTAATTTCCAGTAGAATACGGCCCTTATTAAATGCTGATCATGTCGTCAGAAATACACCCGATCCGGAGATTCCAACTATGCCTGCAGAAAAGCTCACTAAACAACGATTACTACAAGTTGTTATTATGATGTTACTGCTTATCGGGGCGTTTACTTGGCGCAGTTTTACTTATGAAAATGAGAAAACTCTGTCATGTATAGGTCGAGATCAATGTAAAGTAAAAATCGATGACCATATGATTGAGATCGTCAAAACCAGCTTATCGAGTTATGAACTTCATCAAGTGCCAAAAAATTGGTCACCTAGCTCTCAACAGGGGGAAGTGACACCAATCATGCCACAAAGTTGGGCATTCCAAGTGTCACCAAACCAACTAGACAAACCATTATACGTGACTTTGACCGATAAAGTTCGCGTGCGTATTTCGATTTAAATCTGGCCGCGCTATAGCACAATTACGTTCCTTTGGAGTCACCGATGACGTTGTCCGAACACACTAATCATCCGATGCGTTTTTTAACCGCATTTTCTCATTTAC of Vibrio zhugei contains these proteins:
- a CDS encoding FNR family transcription factor produces the protein MISDKPASKRIQSGGCAIHCQDCSISQLCIPFTLNDSELDQLDQIIERKKPIQKGQELFKAGDELKSLYAIRSGTVKSYTITEQGDEQITAFHLAGDIVGFDAITSDSHPSFAQALETSMVCEIPYEIVDDLSGKMPKLRQQIMRLMSNEIKGDQEMILLLSKKNAEERLAAFLYHLSTRFSQRGFSQREFRLTMTRGDIGNYLGLTVETISRLLGRFQKSELLAVKGKYITILDHDAIKELAGVTDND
- the uspE gene encoding universal stress protein UspE, producing MSIYSNILAVADINRDEQVALARAAKLAAHSRSRSQLTFFLSIYDFSYDMTSMLSSEERDAMRQGVISQREQWMKSIAQPYLNDHFDLHIKVVWHNRPYEAIIREVFEGQHDIVIKGTRKHDLLESVLFTPTDWHLLRKCPTPVALVKNAHWPQGASIITSVHVGSELATHQALNDRMVERALSMSERLNATPYLVNAYPATPANIAAELPEFDPTSYADAIRGHHLTSMKALRQKHGIAEEHTRVEQGLPEDVIPKAAKELNAGICIIGTTGRTGLSAVFLGNTAEQVIDKIGCDILALKPEGFVSPLDPN
- the ttcA gene encoding tRNA 2-thiocytidine(32) synthetase TtcA; this translates as MTEQTPERTKAQQYNLNKLQKRLRRNTGQAIADFNMIEDGDRIMVCLSGGKDSFTMLDILMSLQKSAPVSFELIAVNLDQKQPGFPEDILPQYLENLGVPYKIVEEDTYSIVQDKVPEGKTTCSLCSRLRRGILYRTAKELGATKIALGHHRDDILETLFLNMFYGGKMKGMPPKLVSDNGEHVVIRPLAYCREKDIIKFSEARAYPIIPCNLCGTQPNMQRQNIKAMLNGWDKQFPGRIETMFKAMQNVVPSHLADHNLFDFKSIDSDSGIIDGGDIGFDKDSFPMQPEMDDDVAIEVDPSLTLNVTNVS